One Synechococcus sp. PROS-9-1 DNA window includes the following coding sequences:
- a CDS encoding NAD(P)-dependent oxidoreductase, translated as MTSQKILVIGSNSFSGSHFVAEALRAGHELWGVSRSLELDSVFLPYRWLEKVSGQPLATPENFHFQTIDLNSQLPELLKLIDLVQPAFVVNFAAQGMVAESWLNPTHWYQTNVVSQVALHDELRQRSFLKKYVHVTTPEVYGSTDAGWISETNHFAPSTPYAVSRAACDLHLLSFHKAYEFPVVFTRAANVYGPGQQLYRIIPRAMLSARTGQPMQLHGGGYSERCFIHIKDAMQATLRLAFEADPGSTWHLSTREPISIRALVEQICGRCGVAFTNVVEETGERLGKDQSYLLDSDSIRKTFGWTDAISLEDGLSDTIAWVDSHLDHLKTLSWSYQHKA; from the coding sequence ATGACTAGTCAGAAGATTCTGGTAATCGGAAGCAATAGCTTTAGTGGTTCCCATTTCGTGGCGGAAGCTCTGCGTGCGGGGCATGAGTTGTGGGGTGTCAGCCGCTCGCTCGAGTTGGATTCTGTCTTCTTGCCGTATCGCTGGCTTGAGAAGGTAAGTGGCCAACCACTGGCCACACCAGAGAACTTTCACTTCCAAACAATTGATCTCAACAGTCAACTTCCTGAGCTTCTGAAGTTGATTGATCTGGTTCAACCTGCATTTGTTGTGAATTTTGCGGCCCAAGGGATGGTAGCCGAAAGCTGGCTTAATCCCACTCATTGGTATCAAACCAATGTTGTTAGTCAAGTTGCTCTTCATGATGAGCTGCGTCAGCGCTCTTTCTTGAAAAAATATGTGCATGTGACCACTCCTGAGGTTTACGGCAGCACTGACGCCGGATGGATCAGTGAAACTAATCATTTTGCTCCTAGTACTCCTTATGCCGTTAGTCGGGCCGCGTGCGATTTGCATTTGCTGAGTTTTCATAAGGCCTATGAATTTCCAGTTGTTTTTACGCGTGCGGCCAATGTTTATGGGCCTGGTCAGCAGCTCTATCGAATCATTCCTCGTGCCATGCTTAGTGCTCGAACCGGTCAACCGATGCAACTACATGGAGGTGGCTACTCCGAACGCTGCTTCATCCACATCAAAGATGCAATGCAGGCCACGCTGAGGCTCGCGTTTGAGGCAGACCCTGGTAGCACTTGGCATCTTTCCACACGAGAGCCGATCAGTATTCGGGCGTTGGTGGAACAAATCTGCGGACGTTGCGGCGTTGCCTTTACCAATGTGGTTGAGGAGACGGGAGAGAGGCTCGGCAAAGACCAGAGCTACTTGCTTGATAGCGACTCAATTCGTAAAACTTTTGGTTGGACTGATGCAATTAGTCTTGAAGATGGGCTTTCCGATACAATTGCCTGGGTGGATAGTCACCTAGACCATCTCAAAACTCTTTCCTGGTCCTATCAACATAAAGCATGA
- a CDS encoding NAD(P)-dependent oxidoreductase: MKILVTGGNGYKGSVLVPLLLSEGHQVISFDTQWFGNHLLSHENLINIQGDIRDIDSIPLDGVETIIHFANIANDPAVDLNPTLSWEVNVLASQQLADKAVRKGVKHMLYASSGSVYGLKDEPNVTEDLPLVPISVYNKTKMVAERVFLSYIEEMQVHCIRPATVCGVSPRMRLDVSVNMLTYQALKNGKITVFGGNQTRPNIHIDDIVNVYRHFLKQPELASGCYNAGFENISIMDIANLVKEKVGAEVVVSESNDPRSYRQDSSKLLSTGFSPTKCVSSAIDEIVDAFNKGVLPDGENCYTVKTMRHLSI; the protein is encoded by the coding sequence ATGAAAATTCTCGTTACTGGTGGTAATGGCTATAAGGGGTCTGTCCTAGTTCCTTTGCTTCTATCTGAAGGTCATCAAGTCATAAGTTTTGATACTCAGTGGTTTGGAAATCATCTTCTTTCTCACGAAAATCTGATCAATATACAAGGAGATATTCGAGATATTGACTCAATTCCCCTAGATGGCGTGGAAACCATTATTCATTTTGCAAATATTGCTAATGATCCCGCTGTTGATCTTAACCCTACTTTGAGTTGGGAAGTGAATGTACTCGCTTCTCAGCAATTAGCTGATAAAGCAGTTCGGAAAGGTGTTAAACATATGCTCTATGCAAGTTCGGGTAGTGTTTATGGTTTAAAAGATGAACCCAATGTGACAGAAGATTTACCCTTGGTGCCAATTTCTGTCTACAATAAAACTAAAATGGTTGCAGAACGTGTTTTCTTGTCTTACATTGAAGAAATGCAAGTCCATTGCATTAGGCCTGCAACTGTTTGCGGTGTTTCCCCGCGTATGCGCCTTGATGTGAGCGTCAATATGTTGACTTATCAAGCTCTCAAAAACGGTAAAATCACTGTCTTTGGTGGCAACCAGACAAGGCCTAATATACACATTGATGATATTGTTAATGTTTATCGCCACTTCCTTAAACAGCCTGAATTGGCCAGCGGTTGTTATAATGCTGGCTTTGAAAATATATCAATCATGGATATTGCTAACTTAGTGAAGGAAAAAGTTGGTGCTGAAGTAGTAGTTTCTGAATCAAATGATCCAAGGTCCTATAGGCAAGATTCTTCCAAATTGCTTAGTACTGGCTTCTCCCCGACAAAATGTGTATCTTCAGCTATTGATGAAATTGTTGATGCATTCAACAAGGGTGTTTTGCCGGATGGTGAAAATTGCTATACCGTTAAAACAATGCGGCACCTTAGCATTTAA
- a CDS encoding alpha-ketoacid dehydrogenase subunit alpha/beta → MLRIRMVEEKIAHKYSEQQMRCPVHLSIGQEAPAVGVCSALDKSDWVFSGHRNHAHYLAKGGDLKAMISEIYGKATGCCGGKGGSMHLTDKSAGFIGATPIVGSTIPIAVGAALTAKRTSSNRVVTVFLGDGAMESGVVHESLNFAATANLPVLFVCENNLYSVYSPLDVRQPPGRSLSDIAKAHCLNTITVDGNNVGEIYDTSFKAINDLRNGSLPYFLELPTYRWREHCGPGYDNDIGYRTELEFESWREKDPIVKFSDHVDPQESMMWAEEIQQEIEEAFVFAETSCFAPISSASENVYHSTTIACENSHLTSDRVISYAEAIRESQDYALANDQGVYLMGLGVPDPKGIFGTTLNLQNVHGIDRVFDIPLSENAITGVAIGSAITGMRPILTHQRLDFSLVSIDQIVNQAAKWHYMFNGTMSVPLVIRMIIGRGWGQGPQHSQSLHAWFAHIPGLKVVMPSSAYDAKGMLSSAIKDNNPVLFLEHRWLHNIKGFVPSEPYFIPLSKAAIVREGSDITLVGVSYMTLECLKAAETLLRLNISVEVIDLRSIHPLDTETLLTSVNKTKRLLVVDHAESTCGISAEVIALVVENFGKSLLSNPKRVCLPPHPVPTCHALASEYYPTSDTITRSIFSIFSKPCDSLLKEDEQTPKDQPNREFIGPF, encoded by the coding sequence ATGCTTCGCATTAGGATGGTTGAGGAAAAGATAGCTCATAAATACTCTGAACAACAAATGAGATGCCCGGTCCATTTAAGTATCGGTCAGGAAGCTCCAGCTGTAGGAGTTTGTTCAGCACTCGATAAGTCTGATTGGGTCTTTTCAGGGCATAGAAATCATGCTCATTATCTCGCCAAAGGTGGTGATTTGAAAGCAATGATTTCAGAAATATATGGTAAAGCTACTGGTTGCTGTGGAGGTAAAGGTGGATCAATGCACCTTACTGATAAATCTGCAGGTTTTATTGGTGCAACTCCCATTGTTGGTAGCACAATTCCGATAGCTGTTGGAGCAGCCTTAACTGCTAAGCGTACTTCCTCTAACCGTGTTGTTACGGTATTTCTTGGAGATGGGGCCATGGAGTCGGGAGTTGTTCACGAAAGCCTCAACTTTGCGGCAACAGCTAACCTTCCTGTTCTTTTTGTTTGCGAGAATAATTTATATTCTGTGTATTCCCCGCTTGATGTGAGGCAACCTCCCGGAAGGTCATTGTCAGACATAGCAAAAGCCCATTGCTTAAATACAATTACAGTTGATGGGAATAATGTAGGGGAAATCTATGATACTTCCTTCAAGGCTATTAATGATTTGCGCAATGGCTCTTTGCCGTATTTTCTAGAGCTGCCTACATATCGCTGGAGAGAACATTGTGGACCTGGTTATGATAATGACATTGGTTATCGTACTGAATTAGAATTTGAATCATGGAGAGAAAAAGATCCTATAGTTAAATTTAGTGATCATGTTGATCCTCAGGAATCAATGATGTGGGCTGAAGAAATCCAACAAGAGATTGAAGAAGCATTTGTTTTTGCCGAGACCTCTTGCTTTGCTCCCATTTCTTCTGCTTCCGAAAATGTATACCATTCAACAACTATTGCTTGTGAAAATAGTCATCTAACCTCTGATAGGGTGATCTCATATGCTGAAGCAATTCGAGAATCACAAGATTACGCACTTGCTAATGATCAAGGTGTATATTTAATGGGTTTGGGTGTGCCAGATCCAAAGGGGATATTCGGCACTACCTTAAATTTACAAAATGTTCATGGTATTGACAGAGTATTTGATATTCCACTATCAGAAAATGCGATTACAGGTGTGGCAATTGGTAGCGCCATAACTGGTATGAGGCCAATCTTGACACATCAAAGACTTGACTTTTCACTTGTGTCAATAGATCAGATAGTAAATCAGGCAGCAAAGTGGCACTATATGTTCAATGGAACAATGAGTGTTCCGTTGGTGATTAGGATGATAATCGGCCGAGGATGGGGACAAGGTCCACAACACAGTCAAAGTTTGCATGCTTGGTTTGCTCATATACCAGGATTAAAAGTTGTCATGCCATCTTCTGCATATGATGCTAAAGGTATGCTTTCTTCTGCAATTAAGGACAATAATCCTGTATTATTTTTAGAACATCGGTGGTTACATAACATCAAAGGGTTTGTCCCTTCTGAGCCTTACTTTATACCACTATCAAAAGCCGCTATTGTGCGCGAGGGGTCGGATATTACACTTGTTGGAGTTTCTTATATGACACTTGAATGTCTTAAAGCAGCTGAAACACTTTTACGGCTCAATATTAGCGTCGAAGTGATTGATCTCCGTTCTATACATCCATTAGATACTGAAACATTGTTGACTTCAGTCAATAAAACTAAAAGGCTTCTCGTTGTTGATCATGCGGAATCCACTTGTGGAATAAGTGCAGAAGTCATTGCACTAGTTGTTGAGAATTTTGGCAAAAGCCTCTTGTCAAATCCAAAGCGTGTTTGTTTACCTCCCCACCCAGTTCCAACTTGCCATGCTTTGGCATCTGAATATTATCCAACCTCAGATACAATCACGAGGTCTATCTTCTCCATTTTTAGTAAACCATGTGATTCTCTATTAAAAGAAGATGAGCAAACCCCTAAAGACCAACCTAATCGTGAATTCATAGGTCCATTCTGA
- a CDS encoding SDR family oxidoreductase, translating into MNQSSCTLIVGITSGIGSALASHFESLKLNVVGTSRNTEIPTDNNFYIHPLDLASHDSIDKFVHLFSEKYRWNRLIFCPAVMAPIGKFDSIDIHEWLSTFNINFSNQVYLLHSILSFRIGDCPHVLFFAGGGTNSAPKNYSSYTLSKIALIKLVELLDEEIQDTSFTILGPGWVKTKIHEQSLEPSLSHLSSYQETVRRISDSDFVGMDKVIDSVMWILAQDKKTVGGRNFSTAHDPFDSDDFASKLVSDADVFKLRRHGNHLFQTNHIHS; encoded by the coding sequence ATGAACCAATCTAGTTGTACACTTATAGTTGGCATTACTAGTGGCATTGGATCTGCACTTGCTTCTCATTTTGAATCACTAAAATTAAATGTTGTGGGAACTTCGAGAAACACAGAGATTCCCACAGATAATAATTTCTATATTCATCCTCTTGATCTGGCGTCCCACGACTCAATCGATAAATTTGTTCACTTGTTTTCGGAAAAATATAGGTGGAATCGGTTAATCTTTTGTCCTGCTGTTATGGCACCTATCGGCAAATTTGATTCGATTGATATTCATGAATGGCTCTCTACTTTTAATATCAATTTCTCAAATCAGGTTTACCTTCTCCACTCAATTCTTTCATTTCGTATAGGTGATTGCCCTCATGTTTTATTCTTTGCCGGAGGTGGTACTAATTCTGCACCAAAGAACTATTCATCGTATACACTATCAAAGATCGCTCTAATCAAGTTGGTAGAGCTATTAGATGAGGAGATACAAGACACCTCTTTTACTATTTTGGGCCCAGGATGGGTAAAGACAAAGATTCATGAGCAATCTTTGGAACCCTCTTTGTCTCATCTTTCATCATATCAAGAGACTGTGAGACGTATTTCTGATTCTGATTTTGTTGGTATGGATAAAGTTATAGATAGTGTAATGTGGATTTTAGCTCAAGATAAGAAAACTGTTGGAGGTCGAAATTTTAGCACAGCTCATGATCCATTTGATTCTGATGACTTTGCGAGTAAATTAGTTTCTGATGCCGATGTCTTCAAGCTCAGAAGGCACGGCAATCATCTGTTCCAAACCAACCACATTCATTCATGA
- a CDS encoding FkbM family methyltransferase, whose product MKSLSTLNFILQILPSINHSHARSSSIYQYLDGLLKPAIDDLFGANSDCSADLVNIGNLCLPYFSMGTINSTHLFGLDELIIFSFYQKNIHRYKSVADLGANIGLHSISLSKLGFSVDSYEPDPEHLERIKLNIGLNNVTPNIIAAAVSIDDGETEFTRVVGNTTGSHLSGAKDEPYGELERFSVPTRAFKNILLEHELLKIDVEGHEANIICSSDPTDWTNSDAIVEVGSISNAERIFNHFRDSNIHLFAQSLSWQEVFSLSDMPSSYKDGSLFISSKGKMPW is encoded by the coding sequence ATGAAATCACTCTCCACCCTTAATTTTATTCTACAGATACTCCCTTCCATTAACCATTCTCATGCTCGTTCCTCTTCAATTTATCAATATCTAGATGGTTTATTAAAGCCAGCTATAGATGATCTCTTTGGAGCAAATTCTGACTGTAGTGCTGATTTAGTTAATATTGGTAATCTGTGTCTACCGTATTTCTCTATGGGGACCATTAATTCAACGCACCTCTTTGGTTTGGATGAGTTAATAATTTTTTCTTTTTATCAAAAAAATATTCACCGATACAAATCAGTTGCTGATCTCGGTGCTAATATTGGTCTACATTCAATTAGTTTGAGTAAGTTGGGTTTTTCAGTTGACTCTTATGAGCCGGATCCAGAACATTTAGAGCGTATAAAGCTAAATATTGGTTTGAATAATGTAACTCCCAATATTATTGCTGCCGCGGTCTCAATTGACGACGGTGAAACTGAATTTACGCGAGTTGTGGGTAATACCACTGGCAGTCATCTCTCTGGAGCCAAAGACGAACCCTATGGTGAGCTGGAGCGTTTTTCTGTGCCCACGCGCGCATTTAAAAATATACTGCTTGAGCATGAACTCTTGAAAATTGATGTTGAAGGTCATGAGGCCAATATAATATGTTCAAGTGATCCAACTGATTGGACTAATTCAGATGCAATCGTAGAAGTTGGATCTATCTCCAATGCTGAGCGTATATTTAATCATTTTAGAGATTCCAATATCCATTTGTTTGCACAGTCTCTCTCATGGCAGGAAGTTTTCTCACTTTCTGACATGCCTTCTTCATACAAGGACGGCTCATTATTTATATCTAGTAAAGGTAAAATGCCATGGTAG
- a CDS encoding thiamine pyrophosphate-binding protein — protein MVVKKLSDLVADFLSEKSVRHVFAISGGASLHLIHSVANHPSIDYICNHHEQASAMAADAYSRITGNLGVAIATSGPGATNLITGLCCSYYDSVPVLAITGQVNTTRMVGNTGVRQVGFQETPIVSICAPITKYAVQISDPLDILYELEKCFFIATSGRPGPVLVDIPDDFQRVLVDRSKCRKFLPDTDIVPTIYPNLNDSSAYIISQLNISERPIIIAGWGVHLSGFKNQLLEFAENFSIPIALTWGAADLISASHPLFVGTFGTHGNRHANFAVQNADLIISFGSRLDTKSTGSPVNTFARQAKKIVVDVDPSELSKFSHFGLKIDSLILQDLKFANLKPLIHRAKEFSFASKLPWLDQIKDWKSLFTLMDDNARKSICTEKVNPYVVFDLLSQSICTETNLIFDTGCALAWGMQSYLPNHLTRIFHDFNNTAMGWSLPAAIASALATPCRDTICLIGDGSFMMSLHELAVIKRYKLPIKIFLFNNSGYGMIQQTQDQWLDSDYVASSYEGGLDFPDFRSLANSFSLKYAEVASNDSIESCVSNVLKESMPILCNFIVSDKMRVIPQVKAGYPNEDLEPLLAREVFYDQMIIPPFSPDSQRPLNYQA, from the coding sequence ATGGTAGTAAAAAAATTATCAGATCTAGTAGCGGATTTTTTATCAGAGAAATCTGTTCGCCATGTATTCGCAATTTCAGGTGGCGCCTCATTACATCTGATTCACTCCGTCGCAAATCATCCATCTATTGATTACATTTGTAATCATCATGAGCAAGCCTCTGCGATGGCTGCAGATGCATATTCTAGGATAACAGGTAATCTTGGTGTCGCAATTGCTACTAGTGGACCGGGTGCTACTAATTTGATCACTGGCTTATGTTGTAGTTATTACGATTCTGTGCCTGTTCTAGCAATCACTGGACAAGTGAATACGACTCGTATGGTTGGTAATACTGGAGTTCGTCAAGTTGGTTTTCAAGAAACACCCATTGTTAGTATATGTGCCCCGATAACCAAGTATGCTGTGCAAATTAGTGATCCTCTTGACATATTGTATGAATTAGAGAAGTGCTTTTTTATAGCTACTAGTGGACGTCCCGGACCTGTACTTGTTGATATCCCTGATGACTTTCAGAGGGTTTTGGTTGATAGATCAAAGTGTCGAAAATTCTTGCCAGACACGGATATTGTACCTACTATATACCCTAATCTTAATGACTCCTCAGCCTATATTATTTCTCAACTAAATATTTCGGAACGGCCTATTATTATTGCCGGTTGGGGTGTTCATCTCTCAGGATTTAAAAACCAGCTGCTTGAATTTGCTGAGAACTTTTCAATTCCAATTGCACTGACTTGGGGTGCCGCTGATCTTATTTCAGCATCTCATCCTCTTTTCGTAGGTACATTTGGTACACATGGGAATCGGCATGCCAACTTTGCGGTCCAGAATGCTGACCTTATTATTTCCTTTGGTTCAAGACTGGATACTAAGTCGACGGGTTCACCGGTGAATACTTTTGCTAGACAGGCAAAAAAAATTGTCGTTGATGTTGACCCCTCTGAGCTTTCGAAGTTTTCCCATTTTGGCTTGAAAATAGACTCCCTTATCCTGCAGGATCTAAAATTTGCTAATTTGAAACCTCTTATTCATAGGGCTAAAGAATTTTCTTTTGCATCAAAACTGCCTTGGTTAGATCAAATCAAGGATTGGAAAAGCCTCTTTACATTAATGGATGATAACGCAAGGAAATCAATCTGTACAGAAAAAGTTAATCCCTATGTAGTTTTTGATTTGTTAAGCCAATCCATATGTACAGAGACAAATTTAATTTTTGATACTGGTTGTGCACTTGCATGGGGGATGCAATCTTATCTGCCAAATCACCTGACAAGGATCTTCCACGATTTCAATAATACCGCAATGGGGTGGTCACTTCCAGCCGCTATTGCATCTGCTTTGGCAACTCCTTGTAGGGATACTATTTGCCTTATTGGTGATGGCTCTTTTATGATGTCTCTTCATGAACTTGCAGTAATCAAGCGCTACAAACTGCCAATTAAGATTTTCTTATTTAATAACTCTGGATATGGAATGATCCAACAAACTCAAGATCAATGGCTTGATTCGGATTATGTTGCTTCCTCTTACGAAGGCGGTCTTGACTTTCCTGACTTCAGATCTTTGGCAAATTCTTTTTCCCTGAAATATGCTGAAGTCGCCTCTAATGATTCTATTGAATCTTGCGTCAGCAATGTTTTAAAGGAATCCATGCCTATACTTTGCAATTTCATTGTTTCAGATAAGATGCGAGTCATTCCACAAGTTAAGGCCGGTTATCCTAATGAAGATTTAGAACCTCTCTTGGCTAGAGAAGTCTTCTATGATCAAATGATAATCCCCCCATTCAGTCCGGATAGTCAGCGTCCATTAAATTATCAAGCTTAG
- a CDS encoding TIGR04372 family glycosyltransferase — protein MSTLQFILHLLKLIGSCAKFFSLFIRITVSLLLHFKIASASKFLRQLTLSVEFILEHGSKSSPIKYSPFLLLPTDALVLYSEHQSILHNANSAYAFACWDETKNLLYSSLTIEDKASSLHSIDPLDLRIIGSEIVGSIGHSSFGLALRARMNFLGHNPVKSYWILAGLTSNEYFLRLWGQHFDSFLNVSRSEQKAIENSLWPIVESIQTIRTFDGYLDLVSAHNRYALAWEKESFPPLIKLSDNDQTRAEHFFAERNWQIPKFIVTLHVREATVAEGRLYGRNACISSYLPAIDEISQHGGLVFRIGNNRMTPLRHPGVIDLTQEKEIPEWLNIYLIAKSRFMIATTSGPIGVAAAFGVPILWTNMPDIGKAVFHAKSLCLPKMIRRPCGDLMSLNETLDSVFGWSDSFIHNIRDKNNVQGYTWVDNTAPEIKEATVEMLNGWTQFESDYQSCWSQSLQDFGSSGSTRVSDTFLVSHARDLRL, from the coding sequence ATGAGCACCTTGCAATTTATTTTACACTTATTGAAACTTATTGGCTCTTGTGCCAAGTTTTTTTCATTGTTTATTAGAATTACAGTATCTCTTTTACTGCATTTTAAGATCGCTTCTGCCTCTAAATTTCTACGACAATTAACTCTGTCAGTTGAGTTTATACTCGAACATGGCAGTAAATCTAGTCCAATAAAATATTCCCCTTTTTTGTTACTGCCAACAGATGCTCTGGTATTGTATTCAGAACATCAATCTATATTGCATAATGCTAATTCCGCTTATGCATTTGCATGCTGGGATGAGACTAAAAATTTGTTGTATTCTTCTTTAACAATAGAAGATAAAGCATCTTCTTTACACTCAATTGATCCTTTAGATCTTCGGATTATTGGTTCTGAAATTGTTGGTTCTATCGGTCACTCTTCGTTTGGCTTAGCATTACGAGCTCGTATGAATTTTTTGGGCCATAATCCTGTCAAAAGCTATTGGATACTTGCTGGTTTAACTTCTAATGAATACTTTTTAAGGCTTTGGGGTCAACATTTTGATTCTTTTCTTAATGTTAGTCGTTCTGAGCAGAAAGCTATTGAAAATAGTCTCTGGCCCATTGTTGAGTCGATACAAACCATTCGGACTTTTGACGGATATTTAGACTTAGTTAGTGCACATAATAGGTATGCATTAGCTTGGGAGAAGGAATCATTTCCGCCCTTGATTAAACTTTCAGATAATGACCAGACTCGTGCTGAGCATTTTTTTGCTGAACGCAATTGGCAGATTCCTAAATTTATAGTTACATTACATGTTCGCGAAGCTACAGTAGCAGAAGGAAGGTTATATGGAAGGAATGCTTGCATCAGTTCTTATCTTCCAGCCATCGATGAAATCTCACAGCATGGGGGTCTTGTATTCAGAATTGGTAACAATAGGATGACCCCATTACGACATCCTGGCGTTATTGATCTCACACAAGAAAAGGAGATTCCAGAGTGGCTTAATATTTATCTCATTGCTAAGAGTCGCTTTATGATTGCAACCACTTCAGGACCGATAGGTGTTGCGGCAGCCTTTGGTGTACCAATTCTTTGGACAAATATGCCCGATATTGGTAAAGCTGTTTTTCATGCTAAATCTTTATGCTTACCTAAAATGATCAGGCGCCCCTGTGGCGACTTAATGTCTTTAAACGAGACTCTCGATTCTGTTTTTGGCTGGAGTGATTCATTTATACACAACATAAGAGATAAAAATAATGTTCAAGGATATACTTGGGTTGACAATACTGCGCCTGAAATCAAAGAAGCTACAGTTGAAATGCTTAATGGTTGGACACAATTTGAGTCTGATTATCAATCGTGCTGGTCTCAATCTCTTCAGGATTTTGGCAGTTCAGGCTCTACTAGAGTATCGGATACCTTTTTAGTATCGCACGCTAGGGATTTGAGACTATAA